AGTTACAAATCATTCCTTTAATGGAACAATAACAGAACTCATTATATACTTTTGTCCACTACTATTTTTCTGGACAACTAAAACTTCATAGGAGCCAGCCTCTTTTGTAGAACTAATAGCAGAGTATTTAAAGGATAAAGTATTGCCCCTTTCTTTAAATATAGGGACTTCTGTGATACTAAAACCATTTAACTTTTTATATGCGGAATTTATTTCAAATTGTGATTTTTGTGAATTTGCCCTACTAAAATTAGCATTCATTTCAAATTTGAAATTCCCCTCACCTGTGCTATAACTATCCAAATACCATCGATAATCATTTTCAATATTATTTACTAAATCAATTAACTCAAAATGGTAATCGCCTGTTTTTAATTTTAGAAGTCTACCATTATGGTTACCTAATTCGATATTATTAAAGAACTTTACATATTCATGCAATTCAAATATAAAAATACCATTATCATGAATTGATGTATCAATCACTTTTGTATTTTTACTAACTAATACATTATCACGAAATAATCTAACATATGTAATTGGTTCTTTTTTGTAATTATCGTAGAAATATAGAGTTATTCTTTTGGTAGTCTCATTTTTATTAAAGAATAAATAATTTTTTTCTTTTTTACTTGATCCTTCTAATTTAGCAACAGCAGAAAGTACGGGATAATTAGAGTGTTTTTTATATTTTTGCGAGTTACACGCTGTATGTGCTGCAATGAGTGCAATGAGTGTAATGATTAGTATAAATAAACAAAGTTGTTTTTTCAAAAGAATTCCTCATTTCTTTTGCCTTAATTGAGAATGGGCTATTTGCGAGGATATCTAAAAAACCATTTATATGTTCCATCACTATCTTTTGCACTACTGTATAAAGTCTTTTTTGAGCCAAGTAAAGGTTTGTATGTGTATTTGTATTTTTCTAACTTAATTTTATTGGCTCTCCATAATTCATAGATATAACCTTTTTGTGAATTAAATTCTACAGTTGATGTTTTTCCCCAACTCTTACCAAATGTGCCACCTAGATTTGCTTCTGCAATTTTTTTAATTCCAAACTCAGTAGAACCAGAAAGTGTATAAGTCGAATTTGAACTAGTAGACAATGTTACTTTTGCTTGTGTATTTATTGCTTCAAATGCATCTTTATCCCACCCATGATATTTATATGCATAGGAATAATAATTCCACTTTTTTTCTTTCCAAGGACCAAAAAATTCAAAACTGCCAAATTCACTAGTCGATCCATACGTAACACTAGGGCGACTATTTGAAGGAGTATGTGCTGCCAAAGCAGATATTGAGCCGAATGTAATAAAAAAGATTCCACATGACAAAATTAAACCAACTGTTTTTTTCTTAATCTGTTTCATTTAATCACCTCCTTTTACATTTATTTCGGTATGCTTTAGTAATATTTAACAAAAAGTTTTGGATAATTTCTTACATATGTTATTTAAACAAACAGATCTATACGATTATTTACATTAGCTAAGGAAAATTTAGAATACAACTGATTATTACTTCGTTTAAATGAGTACTTTAAAACGTACTGAACTATTAGATATACAAAAAAGGGCATCAATCCATCAAATAACGATGTAATAGACGCCCCATTACTTATTTATTATTTATTAACTAACATACTCAAATGTTTAGCAGCCGATTTAATATCTTCTTTCCCTAATATCGCAGAAACAACCGCAACACCATCAATATTTGTTTCGATTAATTCTGAAACATTTTCTTCATTAATACCACCGATACCTACGATTGGAATTTTTATTGTTTTGCGTATGTTTTGTAATTCGTCTAGCGTTATATATTTTGCATCCAATTTTGTACTTGTTGGGTATACCGAGCCAATTCCCACATAATCTGCACCTTGTTCCTGTGCAAGCATTGCTTCTTCTAATGTTGTAGCAGAAACGCCAATGACCATGTCTTCTCCAACAATCTTTCTAGCTACGGTTAAAGGTAAGTCTTCTTGTCCAATATGTAAGCCATCTGCTTTAATCGCCAAAGCGATATCTAAACGGTCATTAATAATCAATGGAACATTATATTTTGAAGTGACTTCTTTTACTTGCGTAGCAATTTTGTAAAAATCTAGACTACTACAATTTTTTTCTCTTATTTGTACGATTGTTGTTCCACCTTTAATTGCTTCCTCAACAGATTGAATTAAATCCCTTGATCCTAATACATCTCGATCCGTTACTAAATAAAGCTTATAATCTATTTTACTTTTTGTTATAGCCATTCGATTTTCCCTCCTGTTAGAAGTGTATCAACAGAAGCTTTAGATACCTCATCAAATAAGTTTACTTTAAATGTACCGATTCCTTGCCCTTCAGTTAGGCGAGCCTTAGCAAGCTCTCCACATATGCCCATTGTAGTAATACCGGAAACAGCTGCAAGGAAATAATCAGTCGTTGCACCAGCATAAGTTCCAATTAATGATGTACTCATACATCCAGTTCCAGTTACATCAGCTAGCATTTTATCTCCATTTGAAATGGTACATACTCGGTCTTGTTCTGCAATAATATCTACCGCACCTGTAATTGCAACTACTGAGCCTAATTTCGCTGATAGAGATTTCGCAATATCAACGCCGTCCTCTTCTCCAGCCACAGAATCAACACCTTTAATTTGAACATTTAAACCTGCAATCATTTTAATTTCTGACATATTTCCACGAACTACTGCAAAACGTACTTCTTTCAATAATTTAGCAGTTGTTTCTGTACGTAGAGTTGTTGCTCCTACACCAACAGGATCTAATATAACTGGTACACCTAATTGATTAGCCTTTTTACCAGCTTTAACCATTGATTGAATAGTTCTTTCATTTAATGTTCCAATATTAATAACAAGAGCTGATGCAAAAGATACCATTTCTTCTACTTCGGCTAAATCATCTGCCATAACTGGTGATCCACCTAGAGCTAACACCATATTTGCACAGTCATTTACAGTTACATAATTTGTAATATGATGAACTAAAGGCTTTTTCTCTTTTACACTTTCAAGAATTTGACTCATTTCATTCATAGTTAACATTTTTTTCTCCCCCAATTTGCTTTGGAACAAGCTTATTAATAACATGCTGAACAACTATATAAATGACACAAATTAAAATCATACTTGGAACAGTAGCTCCAAGGAAGAAGTCTAATTGTACAAACTTACGATAAATAAAAACGCCTAAAATCCATGTAATAAACGCGACCCAATCAATCTTCAACGCTTTACTTATACTTGTTCTTTTTAGAATAAAATAGTCCGTTAATAAAATTGCATATAACGGTGCAAAAAAAGAACCAATTGTATATAAAAACCCTTCATACTTCTCAATAGGGAAAATAACAGCCAATAATGTTCCAATCGCTGTAACGATAAGTGCGATATGTTTTCCATTTAGCTTTGGAAAAATGGTTGTAACTGATATTCCGGCAGAGTAAGCATCCATGAAAGTCGTTGTAACAGTCGCTAAGACGACGATTCCAACTGCAAATAATCCTAGATTTGCACTCATTAAAACAGCAACCGGGTCTATTTGATTAAATGCTAATGCTGCGCCTAATCCAATAATATACATCCAAGAGCTACCAAACATATAACCTATAAAACTACCAATTGCACCATCCTTTGTTGACTTCGCAAATCGAGTATAATCACTAATTAATGGAATCCACGATAATGGCATAATTACCGATATTTCAACGGCTTTACCAAAAGATAACCCAGAAGTGCTTGGTTGAGTTAGGATTTTATCACTTTTAAAAATGACAAAACAAAGTACAATTGTTAAAACAAATAATAAACAAACGGCTAAACTATTTAGTTTTTTTGAAGCATTTTGTCCAAAGTACAACCAGATCGCGATTAATACTCCAATTACTAAACACCAAACCCATAGATGGTCAAACCGATAATCTTTTATTGCAACTAAATTGATTGAACGAGCTCCTGTTAAAATCATAATTGCTGTCCAGCCTAGTAACTGTAAAACATTTAAAATTGAAAACAAATAGCTACCATAGCTACCAAATGAAATTTTTGTAGATTCCATGGCTGACAATCTTTGCTGAGAACCAATGACACCGCCTAAAATAAGCAGTAATGTTCCAAGTAAATGCCCTACTAAAATGGCCGTCAAACCTTTCTTAAAACCTAGTGGTGCTACTAGGGCACCAGTCATAATTTCTGCTACAGAAACTGCCGCTCCAAACCAAAGTGTTGTAAAGTTCCACTTCGTCATTTTTGCATTTTGATTAGACATATAGAACTCCTGCCTTTTCATACAATGAGTAGAAATGATGTACAGGACCTACCCCTTTACCAATTGAAAAGGAATGTTGGATTGCTAATGTTATATAATTTTTAGCTTCTCGTATTGCCTCATTTACCTCAAGTTCGTTTGCTAAATTAGATGTAATGGCTGAAGATAAAGTACAACCAGTACCGTGGGTATGAATTGTATTAATTCTAACGCTATTAAAGCTTGTAAATTCCTCGCCATTAAAACAAATATCGGTAGCTTCACCCTCCAGATGACCACCTTTTACAAGGACGTTTTTAGCACCTAATGAATGAATTTGAATAGCAGCTTCTTTCATCTCTTCAATCGTTGTAATTTTTCTTCCAGTAATAACTTCTGCTTCAGGAAGATTTGGCGTAATAACAGTTGCTAACGGAATCAACTCTTGAATTAAAGCCTCCTTTGCATCTGGACTTAATAAGTCAAATCCGCTTTTTGAAACCATAACTGGATCAACTACGATTTGCTTTGGTTTATATTGCTTTAGTTTCTCAGCAATTACTTTAATCGTCTTTATTTGAGATACCATTCCAATTTTTACAGCATCGACTTCAATATCAGTAAAAATTGCATCTATCTGATTAGCAATAATCTCTGGTGTCATATCTTGTACTGCAAACACCCCTTGCGTATTTTGAGCTGTTACTGCTGTAATTACACTCATACCAAAAACCTGATGAGCTGAAAACGTCTTTAAATCCGCTTGAATACCTGCACCACCACTTGAATCTGAGCCTGCTATGGTTAATACTTTCTTCAATTCTCTTCCCCCTATTCCATGAATAGAACTCTTTGATCTTACAGATAGAAGATGAAACTTGATTTTAAATACAAAAAAGCACAAATCCCATAAGGACTTGTGCTCGAACAAATCAATGTTAAGAATACAAATATGTATTCTACCGTTCACTTTCCTACGCTGGCATTATCCAGATCAGGTTAAAGGGTCAAAGACTTATGTGTCCTAATCTCAGCCGAACATTTACGGCACCCCTAGTACTATTCAATTATTTATGTTGATTACTTTTTCATCATAATGAATCCTTCTAATATATTCAAGTATTTAGATTGGAATTATTAAGAATAACCTCTCATCGTACTAGATGAGAGGCTATCAATTTATTATTTTAAATCTTTAACTTCTTTTAATACACTTTCTAATTCGTCACCAGCTTGGTTAAGTGTATCTGCATTCAATGGAGATACCTTTACTCCTGCTTCAATAATATGAAGTGGCGTTTCAACTTTTTCATAAAGTGCTTTGTCTTTATCTTTTACCGAGTCTTCAAATTTTTCCCATGACTTTTCAAGGGCTTCTCCGCTATCTTTTGCCTTTGCTTCATCATTATTTGAGATTTGTGTTTTTAATTCTGAAATCGTTTTGATCATATCATCAGAACCAGTTTTAATTGCATCGTCTGTTTTCGTACCACATGCAGATAAAGTTAAAGATAGTCCCAAAGCCATTGCTGCGATAAGTTTTTTATTAGATAACATTTTTAGTTCCCCCTGAATTTCCAGCACTTTTTTTATTTTTTTTATTTGAGAATCTATAATAAATAACGGTAATACAAGCTATTAGCAATAAAATCATTTGGGGTATAAAGCTCTCCCAAGTTGAATAAATTGCAAAGAAATCAATTGTAGGAATAGGAGCCTGGGTTGCTGGAAGTAATCCAGAAAGTTGTAAACCATGAATACCCATGCCGGCAAATTTAAAGCATAAATAAAACATTAATATACTTGAGACAAGGAAAAACGGTCTCATTGGAATTTTTAGGCCAACCTTTAAGATTAAGTAGCTCAGTATTGCTAAAATTGCAAATCCTAAGCCAATCCCTATTAATAAAGTTGATAGTTTAATTGAAGAGGCCATTCCAATAAAGAATAATACAGTTTCAGTTCCCTCACGGAAAACTGCTAAAAACGCAAGAATTGATAAAGATAATAAACTACCTGTATTTAATGCTTTATCACTCTTAGTTTTTATATATTGTTGCCATTGCTTCGTATTCGATTTGCTATGTAACCAATAACTCATATATAAGAGCATGACAGCAGCAAATACTCCAGTCCAGCCCGCGATTAAGAAGTTATTACTTCCAAATGCACCTGCTGAGAATAAAATGTTTACAATAACACCTAGTATGATACTGACACCTAATCCAGCACCAACACCAAACCAGATCCACTTACTTTTCTTTTCTTGTCCAGACTTTTTAATAAAACCTAGTAATGCTACAACTACTAGTAATGCTTCTAAGCCTTCTCTAAGTAAAATTGTTATAGCATCTAACATTGTATAACTAGTTTTAGACGCTAATGGTAATAGATAATTACGCATATCTGTAATTGTTTTCGTAGCCGCTTTCACATCAGGTGTCTTAGCAGTTAGCATTGCATAAGATGTAACCATGTCTCTTTCAGCGTCAGTGTACACTGTTTGAGATTGTGTTAATACAACACCTTCAATATTGATCCAAGATTTTCTAAATTGATCGATCTCTGAAGTTGCTCCTGATACATTATTATCTTTTAAATCTGCTAAAGCTTTGTTTAATATTTCGATTAAATCTTCTACACTACCTGTACTTTTTGAATCTAATTTCGAACTAGCGAACTGATGAGAAATGAACTTTTCATTTACCTCTTCTAATTCTTTAAGTGCAGTAACGAGTGCATTTTGATTCACTGTTTTTTGTGCTAGGTTATACTGAACCATTCCCATAGCTTCCTCGATTTTGCCATACGCTTCAATCGATTTATTTTTTATTCCATCCTCT
This genomic interval from Gottfriedia acidiceleris contains the following:
- the thiE gene encoding thiamine phosphate synthase codes for the protein MAITKSKIDYKLYLVTDRDVLGSRDLIQSVEEAIKGGTTIVQIREKNCSSLDFYKIATQVKEVTSKYNVPLIINDRLDIALAIKADGLHIGQEDLPLTVARKIVGEDMVIGVSATTLEEAMLAQEQGADYVGIGSVYPTSTKLDAKYITLDELQNIRKTIKIPIVGIGGINEENVSELIETNIDGVAVVSAILGKEDIKSAAKHLSMLVNK
- the thiM gene encoding hydroxyethylthiazole kinase codes for the protein MLTMNEMSQILESVKEKKPLVHHITNYVTVNDCANMVLALGGSPVMADDLAEVEEMVSFASALVINIGTLNERTIQSMVKAGKKANQLGVPVILDPVGVGATTLRTETTAKLLKEVRFAVVRGNMSEIKMIAGLNVQIKGVDSVAGEEDGVDIAKSLSAKLGSVVAITGAVDIIAEQDRVCTISNGDKMLADVTGTGCMSTSLIGTYAGATTDYFLAAVSGITTMGICGELAKARLTEGQGIGTFKVNLFDEVSKASVDTLLTGGKIEWL
- the cytX gene encoding putative hydroxymethylpyrimidine transporter CytX; its protein translation is MSNQNAKMTKWNFTTLWFGAAVSVAEIMTGALVAPLGFKKGLTAILVGHLLGTLLLILGGVIGSQQRLSAMESTKISFGSYGSYLFSILNVLQLLGWTAIMILTGARSINLVAIKDYRFDHLWVWCLVIGVLIAIWLYFGQNASKKLNSLAVCLLFVLTIVLCFVIFKSDKILTQPSTSGLSFGKAVEISVIMPLSWIPLISDYTRFAKSTKDGAIGSFIGYMFGSSWMYIIGLGAALAFNQIDPVAVLMSANLGLFAVGIVVLATVTTTFMDAYSAGISVTTIFPKLNGKHIALIVTAIGTLLAVIFPIEKYEGFLYTIGSFFAPLYAILLTDYFILKRTSISKALKIDWVAFITWILGVFIYRKFVQLDFFLGATVPSMILICVIYIVVQHVINKLVPKQIGGEKNVNYE
- the thiD gene encoding bifunctional hydroxymethylpyrimidine kinase/phosphomethylpyrimidine kinase, whose protein sequence is MKKVLTIAGSDSSGGAGIQADLKTFSAHQVFGMSVITAVTAQNTQGVFAVQDMTPEIIANQIDAIFTDIEVDAVKIGMVSQIKTIKVIAEKLKQYKPKQIVVDPVMVSKSGFDLLSPDAKEALIQELIPLATVITPNLPEAEVITGRKITTIEEMKEAAIQIHSLGAKNVLVKGGHLEGEATDICFNGEEFTSFNSVRINTIHTHGTGCTLSSAITSNLANELEVNEAIREAKNYITLAIQHSFSIGKGVGPVHHFYSLYEKAGVLYV
- a CDS encoding DUF4363 family protein gives rise to the protein MLSNKKLIAAMALGLSLTLSACGTKTDDAIKTGSDDMIKTISELKTQISNNDEAKAKDSGEALEKSWEKFEDSVKDKDKALYEKVETPLHIIEAGVKVSPLNADTLNQAGDELESVLKEVKDLK
- a CDS encoding FTR1 family iron permease: MKQALIKVTLTALLILVLPFKTFAASPEEDLTHANSFVESAIQSAQKGDFKSAEQEYKKFNDEWLDKEDGIKNKSIEAYGKIEEAMGMVQYNLAQKTVNQNALVTALKELEEVNEKFISHQFASSKLDSKSTGSVEDLIEILNKALADLKDNNVSGATSEIDQFRKSWINIEGVVLTQSQTVYTDAERDMVTSYAMLTAKTPDVKAATKTITDMRNYLLPLASKTSYTMLDAITILLREGLEALLVVVALLGFIKKSGQEKKSKWIWFGVGAGLGVSIILGVIVNILFSAGAFGSNNFLIAGWTGVFAAVMLLYMSYWLHSKSNTKQWQQYIKTKSDKALNTGSLLSLSILAFLAVFREGTETVLFFIGMASSIKLSTLLIGIGLGFAILAILSYLILKVGLKIPMRPFFLVSSILMFYLCFKFAGMGIHGLQLSGLLPATQAPIPTIDFFAIYSTWESFIPQMILLLIACITVIYYRFSNKKNKKSAGNSGGTKNVI